In Nerophis ophidion isolate RoL-2023_Sa linkage group LG02, RoL_Noph_v1.0, whole genome shotgun sequence, one DNA window encodes the following:
- the LOC133539511 gene encoding uncharacterized protein K02A2.6-like — protein MQRNLENWGHPFLKDMCKYHVHTCPECTMYNARPTVRPHPGRFPLETKTGKEIIIDYTDMVNSVKGYRYMLVCVDAYSGWPEVLPTKREDSKTVVKFLVNQYIPRHGFPEKIRSDTGTHFKNHDLQKVEEMLGLKHKFGSVYHPQSQGKVERMNQTLKSKLAKICAQTKMNWLDALPLALMSVRSSINQSTAFTPFELTTGRRFPGPQSKLIGIKGDDQSLTHTQYFHALQTLVAEYAKQVGERNKEDTATPPSTEWVLLKVLKRKWTEPRWTGPYRVTERTSHAVRLNGKGDTWFHWSQCAAADAPARTLGETRTELREQQQREKTTNQQGAK, from the coding sequence ATGCAGAGAAACCTCGAAAATTGGGGGCACCCATTTTTGAAAGATATGTGTAAATATCATGTACATACTTGCCCTGAATGCACCATGTATAATGCACGACCAACAGTCAGACCGCATCCTGGACGTTTCCCTCTCGAGACGAAAACAGGGAAAGAAATCATCATAGATTACACAGATATGGTGAATTCAGTAAAAGGGTACAGGTATATGTTGGTATGTGTGGATGCGTATTCAGGTTGGCCAGAGGTACTCCCGACAAAAAGGGAAGACAGTAAGACAGTGGTAAAGTTTTTGGTAAACCAGTATATCCCCAGACATGGTTTTCCTGAGAAAATCCGATCAGATACTGGTACACATTTCAAAAACCATGATCTGCAAAAGGTTGAAGAAATGCTGGGGTTGAAACACAAGTTTGGTTCGGTCTACCACCCACAATCCCAAGGAAAGGTTGAAAGAATGAACCAAACACTCAAATCTAAATTGgcaaaaatctgtgcacagactAAAATGAATTGGCTAGATGCGCTACCCCTTGCCCTCATGTCTGTTCGAAGCTCAATAAACCAAAGCACGGCCTTTACTCCCTTTGAGCTGACCACAGGCAGGAGGTTTCCAGGGCCCCAGTCCAAGCTTATTGGAATCAAAGGTGATGATCAGTCATTAACCCACACGCAGTATTTCCATGCTTTACAAACCCTTGTTGCAGAGTATGCCAAGCAGGTGGGGGAGAGAAACAAGGAAGACACAGCGACTCCACCAAGCACAGAGTGGGTCCTACTGAAGGTGCTCAAGCGAAAGTGGACCGAACCCAGGTGGACGGGTCCATATCGAGTAACTGAACGCACCTCGCATGCTGTTCGGCTGAACGGCAAGGGAGACACGTGGTTCCACTGGAGCCAGTGTGCAGCGGCGGACGCCCCTGCACGCACGTTGGGAGAGACACGTACCGAGTTACGTGAACAACAACAACGGGAGAAGACCACAAATCAACAAGGGGCAAAATAA